CAAGCACGTGCACGGCTACCTGGCCGACTTCCTGTTCTCGCCCGAGCGGGCGCGCTCGCCGGTGCGCGCGCTGTCGGGCGGCGAACGCAACCGCCTGTTGCTGGCGCGGCTCTTTACCCGACCCGCCAACGTGCTGGTGCTCGACGAGCCGACCAACGACCTCGATCTCGAAACGCTGGAACTGCTCGAGGCGCAACTGGTGGAGTGGTCCGGCACGTTGCTGCTGGTCAGCCACGATCGCCGCTTCCTCGACAACGTGGTGACCAGCACGCTGGCATTCGAGGGGAACGGCAAGGTGCAGGAGTACGTGGGCGGGTATGAAGACTGGTTGCGGCAGTCAAAGCTGCCGAAGCCCGTCGTCAGGCAACCCCAAGAAGGGGTTGCCTCCACCAAGACGGCACCTACCGTCCTGACCAGCCCTACCCGCCCGACCCGCCCCAAGACGAAGCGGTCCTTCAAGGAAGAGAAGGAATACACCGACCTGCCCAAGCGCATCGCGGCGCTCGAGGCGGAGCAGCAGCAGCTCCAGGACGCGATCGCGCGGCCTGAGTTCTACAAGGAAGGCGCCGACACCATCACAAAGACGATGACGCGCGTCGAGGCCGTGGAGCAGGAACTGCTGACGGCCATGGCGCGCTGGGACGAGCTCGACTCGGTCGGCAAGTCCGGCTAACCGCCTACGCCAAGGCTACGGCGGGTCAAGAAGCCGGACGCTACATCGATGTGAGGTCCGCCTTTAGGCGGACCTCACGAAGGAGTACCCCGATGGCACGGCCGTTGCTGTAGTCAACGGTGTGCGCATCATCTATCTCCTGATCGTGTCGGCCGTGCTCGCCACTGGTGCCATTACGGCGGGGTGCACCGGCGCCGCCGACGAGCATGAGGTCACGCCCGCCCTCAAGCAAGTCCTGGATGGGCAACCGATTCCCCCGGTCGAGCCGGCGGTTTGGACAGATCTGCGCGCCTTCTACACACAGCGCGCCGACCGTCCGGCGTGGGTGAATAGCCGCAGGCCCACGGAAAATGCCGCGGACGCGTTGAACGCGCTCAATACCGCGCGCCAGCACGGGTTCGACGCCAACGACTACGGGGCCGGCGAGCTGCTCGCCCTGAGCCAGGCCGTGGAAGACATTGACCGGAAGTCACCGGAGCGTTTGCAGCGCGTCGCGGAGTTCGACGTGCGCATGACGGCGGCACTGTTCGCCTTCGGCCGCGATGTGGCCATGGGGCGCACGACGCCCAAGTCGCCCGACGGCAGCTGGAAGGCGCATCGTACCGCACCGGACTACGCCGGCACGTTCAGCCAGGCGCTCGACGATCCGCTGAAGTGGATCGAGTCGCTGAGGCCGCCGCATCCTGAGTACGCCGCCCTGCAGAAGGCGCTGGACGATCTCCATGGGCAGAAAGAGAAGGGCGGGTGGAGTAGCGTGCCTGCGCTCAAGCCGGGCGCATCGGGCGCGGCCATCGTTGCCCTGCGGCAGCGCCTGGCGGCGGGCGGCCACCTGGAGGCGCCGACCGAGCCCTCGAGTCAGGTCGATGGCGAACTCGAGGCGGCGGTGAAGGCGTTCCAGAACCTTCACGGAATCAAGGCCACCGGCGTCGTCGATAAGGCGACCCTGGTCGCGCTGAACGTTCCGCTCGACCGCCGCATGCGCCAGGTCGCGCTCAACCTCCAGCGATGGCGCTGGATACCGGATGACCTCGGCGAGCAGCACATCATGGTCAACGTTCCGCAGTTCACCATGGTCGCGCGCGAGAACGGCAAGACCGTGATGGACATTCGCGTCGTCGTGGGCACGCCGGCCAACAAGACGCCGATCTTCAGCGATGAGATGGAGACGGTGGTGCTCAGCCCCTACTGGAACATTCCCGACTCGATTGCCGAAGGTGAGACAGTGCCGGCGATTGCCAGGGACCCCGGTTACCTGGAGCGGCAAAACATCGAAGTGCTGCGCCGGTCGGGCGACGGCGTCACCGCGGTGAAGGCCTCGGACGTGAACTGGGATGACGAAGGCTCGCTGGAGGGACTGGTGTTTCGTCAGCGGCCGGGTGCCAGGAACGCGCTCGGACACGTGAAGTTCCTGTTCCCGAACTCCTACAACGTGTACCTGCACGATACGCCCGCCGACGATCTGTTCGCCAGGCCGGGCCGCGCCTTCAGCCATGGCTGCGTGCGCGTGGAGGAACCGGAGAAGCTGGCCAAGTATGTGCTCCGCGATTTTCCGGAATGGGACGAGCCGACGCTGTTTGCCGCCATGCAGTCTGGGGTGGAGAAGCACGTCAAGCTCAAGGAGAAGATCCCGGTCCACCTGGTCTATTTCACCTCGTGGGTGAACGAAAACGGGGGGCTGCACTTCCAACCCGACGTCTACGGCTACGACCGGGTGACAGAAACACCCTCAACGCAGAGGTAGATCGGGTCGGGAGGCTGCTATGCTGGTCCGGCGTGCATCCCAGACAATTTCTGTCGACCTGCCTGGCCGTCGTCGTCGCCTCGGTGGCCCTGGCCGCTGGTAGCGCTGCGACCAACAGCGGCGTCGCCTTCTCGCGAGCCAACTTCGCGGGCGCGTCGTTCGGTTCGCTCGAGCCCGGCGTGCTCGATCTGGCCCTGAACGCCGCGAGTTGCGCCGTTCGCACGGGCGCGGTCACGAATCCGCAGACGCTGACCGTGATCGACTACTCGCGGCCATCCAGCCAGGAACGGCTGTGGGTGATCGATTTGAGGACCCGCGAGTTGCTGTACGAGGAGTTGGTCGCCCACGGGCAGGGCAGCGGCGCCGCGACCGCCACCGTCTTTTCGAACGAGCCCGACACGCACCGCACGAGCCTGGGCCTGTTCAGGACCGACAACACCTACGTCGGCAAGAACGGATACTCGCTGCGGCTCGATGGCCTGGACGCGGGGATTAACGATCGGGCGCGCGAGCGCGCCATCGTGATGCACGGCGCGCCCTATGTCAGCGAGCAGTTCGTGCGCGACAACGGCCGGCTGGGACGCAGCCACGGCTGCCCCGCCCTTCGCAGCGAGATTGCCCGGCAGGTGATTGATCGGGTCAAGGGTGGCGGCCTGGTGTTCGCGTATCACCGGGATGCCGGCCTGACCAAGAAGTCGAAGTTTCTCAGCAGCAGCTGCGCCTGAACGTAGCGTCCGCCTTCTTGACCCGCCGTAGCCTTGGCGAAGGCGGTCAGGCGGACCCCTCTTCGGGAAGAACCTTGTGCAGCGCCCGCTCGAGCTGCGACAGGGTTGACGGCTTCGACAGCAGCGGCGCGCCCAGCGCCCGAATCCGCGCCTGGGCCTCGGGCACGGCGGTAAACCCAGACATCAGAATCACCGGCAGGTCCGGCCGCGCCATGCGGCCGGCGTCGGCCAGGTCAATGCCGTTCATGCCGGCGCCGAGCATCACATCCGTCGACTGGTGGGCGCGCTACCGCGAGTCGCTGGAGGATCGCTTCGGCCAGGAAGAAGTGCACGCCCGGGCGCTGGCGATCGAGCGCATCTGAAGCTGGGACACAATAGAGCCGTGTTGCCACTCGGCTGCCTCTTTGC
This genomic interval from Acidobacteriota bacterium contains the following:
- a CDS encoding L,D-transpeptidase family protein, producing MRIIYLLIVSAVLATGAITAGCTGAADEHEVTPALKQVLDGQPIPPVEPAVWTDLRAFYTQRADRPAWVNSRRPTENAADALNALNTARQHGFDANDYGAGELLALSQAVEDIDRKSPERLQRVAEFDVRMTAALFAFGRDVAMGRTTPKSPDGSWKAHRTAPDYAGTFSQALDDPLKWIESLRPPHPEYAALQKALDDLHGQKEKGGWSSVPALKPGASGAAIVALRQRLAAGGHLEAPTEPSSQVDGELEAAVKAFQNLHGIKATGVVDKATLVALNVPLDRRMRQVALNLQRWRWIPDDLGEQHIMVNVPQFTMVARENGKTVMDIRVVVGTPANKTPIFSDEMETVVLSPYWNIPDSIAEGETVPAIARDPGYLERQNIEVLRRSGDGVTAVKASDVNWDDEGSLEGLVFRQRPGARNALGHVKFLFPNSYNVYLHDTPADDLFARPGRAFSHGCVRVEEPEKLAKYVLRDFPEWDEPTLFAAMQSGVEKHVKLKEKIPVHLVYFTSWVNENGGLHFQPDVYGYDRVTETPSTQR
- a CDS encoding murein L,D-transpeptidase catalytic domain family protein; its protein translation is MHPRQFLSTCLAVVVASVALAAGSAATNSGVAFSRANFAGASFGSLEPGVLDLALNAASCAVRTGAVTNPQTLTVIDYSRPSSQERLWVIDLRTRELLYEELVAHGQGSGAATATVFSNEPDTHRTSLGLFRTDNTYVGKNGYSLRLDGLDAGINDRARERAIVMHGAPYVSEQFVRDNGRLGRSHGCPALRSEIARQVIDRVKGGGLVFAYHRDAGLTKKSKFLSSSCA